The Muricauda sp. SCSIO 65647 genome includes a region encoding these proteins:
- the kbl gene encoding glycine C-acetyltransferase: MYGKIKEHLQNELEEIKKAGLFKKERIIATPQDAVIKISTGQEVINFCANNYLGLSSHPEVIAAAKKTLDTHGFGMSSVRFICGTQDIHKELEAKIAQFYGTEDTILYAAAFDANGGVFEPLLTAEDAIISDSLNHASIIDGVRLCKAKRYRYANSDMADLEKQLQQAVDDGARFKIIVTDGVFSMDGLLAPLDRICDLSEQYDALVMIDECHAAGFIGETGRGTLEEKGVMNRIDIITGTLGKALGGAMGGYTTGKKEIIEMLRQRSRPYLFSNSLAPAIVGASIKVFDMLENDTQLRDTLQENTEYFKKGLKSAGFDIIDGDSAIVPVMLYDAKLSQKMADMLLEKGIYVIGFFYPVVPKGKARIRVQLSAAHKKEHLDKAIDAFIEVGKELNIV; encoded by the coding sequence ATGTACGGAAAAATAAAGGAACATCTTCAAAACGAACTTGAAGAAATCAAGAAAGCCGGACTGTTCAAAAAAGAGCGCATCATTGCGACACCCCAAGATGCTGTCATCAAGATTTCCACGGGTCAAGAAGTCATCAATTTCTGCGCCAACAACTATTTGGGGCTATCATCGCACCCAGAGGTCATCGCTGCGGCAAAGAAAACGCTTGACACACATGGTTTCGGCATGTCATCAGTACGTTTTATCTGCGGGACCCAAGATATACACAAAGAGCTGGAGGCCAAAATCGCACAATTTTACGGTACTGAAGATACCATATTATATGCTGCGGCCTTTGATGCCAATGGGGGGGTATTTGAGCCACTGCTCACTGCTGAAGATGCCATCATATCAGATTCGTTGAACCATGCCTCCATTATCGATGGGGTTCGGCTCTGCAAGGCCAAGCGTTATCGTTATGCCAATAGTGACATGGCCGACCTTGAAAAACAACTGCAACAGGCCGTTGATGACGGAGCCAGGTTTAAAATAATCGTGACCGATGGTGTTTTTTCAATGGACGGATTATTGGCGCCTTTGGATAGAATCTGCGACCTGTCTGAACAATATGATGCACTGGTCATGATCGATGAGTGCCATGCGGCCGGATTTATTGGGGAGACCGGAAGAGGAACCTTGGAAGAAAAAGGCGTGATGAATCGTATAGACATCATCACCGGTACGCTGGGAAAAGCCCTTGGGGGTGCAATGGGCGGTTATACCACTGGTAAAAAGGAAATCATCGAAATGCTCCGTCAGCGTTCAAGACCTTACCTATTCTCAAATTCACTTGCCCCGGCCATAGTAGGTGCCTCTATTAAGGTATTCGATATGCTTGAAAATGATACCCAACTGCGCGATACCTTGCAAGAAAACACAGAATATTTCAAAAAAGGCCTGAAATCAGCCGGTTTTGATATCATCGATGGTGATTCTGCCATTGTGCCGGTAATGCTCTACGATGCCAAACTATCGCAAAAAATGGCCGATATGCTACTCGAAAAGGGCATCTATGTCATAGGGTTCTTCTATCCCGTTGTGCCCAAGGGCAAAGCTCGAATTCGTGTACAATTATCGGCAGCACATAAAAAGGAACATCTTGATAAAGCGATCGATGCATTTATTGAAGTTGGAAAGGAATTAAATATCGTTTAA
- a CDS encoding PD-(D/E)XK nuclease family protein yields the protein MRSFLEDVIDDVLEKHVSLNQLTFVLPSKRAGVFLRKYLAERIDKPIFAPSILSIEDFIGQLSRLSPSTQQELLLTLYESLTTSDEKPKEDFLSFLGWAHTLLQDFNEIDRYLLDYRTLFNYLSEIHRIKNWNLKAEKTPLVEGYVKFWQNAHSVYESFTQKLIEEGKAYQGLAYRQASNNIDGYIETNGHKHLFIGFNALNTAETQIVQAFLAKGNADIYWDLDSYFLNDPVHDAGLFIRRYKKGWPYFSGNPLKGITDNFLGEKSIKITGVPKNIAQAKYVGQLLETINTTNPGQLNNMALVLADESLLVPILHALPKEIAKVNVTMGLSLADTPLYDFFTTLMNLSINRSKHGWYHKDIQLLLANPYAKILLHKAGNSYVSMLKSKIFSQNLTYLSLSHLRSDSPDQNTFISMFFAESLPNPRQFINNCLKAILSLKKYFEKEKNALELQQLEHFHSLFTTLHENVLTHSFLNNIAILKQLLAKQVSDVKLDFQGDSIKGLQILGMLESRNLDFETVVITSVNEGILPTGKTNSSFIPFDVKKEFGLPTHKEKDAIYTYHFYRLLQRAKNIHLLYNTEIDTLEGGEKSRLLTQLLTDVKLQHYVEHNIASPIVSASEKFSFEVPKTPGLLDTLKILAEKGFSPSALANYIENPLGFYKKNVLKIKETDGVEENIAANTFGTIVHDALEVLYRPFENSFLTTYALEETKKKIAPTVEEQFLKWYSPNSLKSGQTLIVFNVITKYLQNLIDNEISDAEQHEIKILGIEKEVSLDLDIQELGFPVTLKGKIDRIDEKDGQLRILDYKTGRVISSEVEITDMKNITQDPSLGKAFQLLCYSLLYAKESTIGHLTAGIIPVKKINPEPIMFALKPSARSQQKEHLIDATLLDRFKSGLKELIVSLFNVDAPFVEEEA from the coding sequence ATGCGCTCTTTTTTGGAAGATGTTATTGATGATGTTCTCGAGAAACATGTGTCACTGAATCAACTGACATTTGTCTTACCCAGTAAAAGAGCAGGGGTTTTTCTGAGGAAATACTTAGCCGAACGCATAGATAAGCCCATTTTTGCACCTTCGATTCTATCGATAGAAGACTTCATCGGGCAACTATCCAGACTTTCACCTAGTACACAGCAAGAGCTCTTGTTGACCCTATATGAAAGCCTAACCACTTCAGATGAAAAGCCCAAAGAAGACTTTCTATCATTTTTGGGATGGGCACATACTTTATTGCAAGATTTCAATGAAATCGACCGTTACCTGCTCGATTATCGGACCCTGTTCAATTATCTATCTGAAATCCATAGAATTAAAAACTGGAACCTAAAAGCAGAAAAGACCCCTTTGGTTGAAGGCTATGTTAAGTTCTGGCAAAATGCCCATTCAGTATATGAGTCTTTTACCCAAAAACTCATTGAAGAAGGAAAGGCTTATCAGGGGTTGGCCTACCGGCAAGCCAGCAACAACATTGATGGCTACATCGAAACAAATGGCCATAAACATCTATTCATAGGTTTCAACGCCTTGAACACTGCCGAAACACAGATTGTTCAAGCATTTCTTGCGAAAGGCAATGCCGATATCTATTGGGATTTGGATTCTTACTTTCTAAATGACCCCGTACATGATGCCGGACTTTTTATCAGAAGATATAAGAAGGGCTGGCCCTATTTTAGCGGCAATCCACTCAAAGGGATAACCGATAATTTTCTTGGCGAAAAATCGATAAAAATCACAGGGGTCCCCAAAAATATTGCCCAAGCGAAATATGTCGGTCAATTGCTTGAAACAATAAATACCACCAATCCGGGGCAATTGAACAATATGGCCCTTGTTCTAGCTGATGAATCATTGTTGGTGCCGATACTACATGCATTGCCCAAAGAAATTGCCAAAGTCAATGTTACGATGGGCCTATCTTTGGCCGACACACCGTTATATGATTTCTTTACCACGCTGATGAACCTGTCGATCAATAGGTCTAAGCACGGCTGGTACCACAAAGACATACAACTGTTATTGGCAAACCCCTATGCCAAGATATTGTTGCATAAAGCCGGCAATAGTTATGTCTCGATGTTAAAGAGCAAAATATTTTCGCAAAATTTAACGTATCTAAGTCTTTCACATCTCAGATCTGATTCCCCTGATCAGAATACCTTTATATCGATGTTTTTTGCTGAGAGTCTTCCGAACCCCCGGCAGTTCATCAATAATTGCTTAAAAGCCATCCTTTCACTTAAAAAATATTTCGAAAAAGAAAAGAATGCACTTGAATTGCAACAACTTGAACACTTTCACAGTCTTTTCACTACACTGCATGAAAATGTCTTGACCCATTCTTTTTTAAACAACATTGCCATTCTCAAACAACTGTTAGCAAAGCAAGTTTCTGACGTAAAGCTCGATTTTCAAGGAGATTCCATTAAAGGGTTACAAATTTTGGGAATGCTCGAAAGTCGAAATCTCGATTTCGAAACCGTGGTCATTACCTCTGTAAACGAAGGTATCTTGCCTACCGGAAAAACAAACAGTTCATTCATCCCCTTTGATGTAAAAAAAGAATTCGGCCTGCCCACCCACAAAGAAAAAGATGCCATTTACACCTATCATTTCTATCGCCTGTTACAAAGGGCCAAAAACATTCACTTGTTGTACAATACCGAAATCGATACTCTAGAAGGTGGTGAAAAAAGTCGTTTGCTCACACAACTGCTCACAGATGTGAAACTTCAACACTATGTAGAACACAACATTGCCTCACCCATAGTTTCAGCTTCAGAAAAATTCTCGTTTGAAGTACCCAAAACCCCTGGCCTGCTCGATACCCTGAAAATTTTGGCCGAAAAGGGGTTTTCACCCTCGGCATTGGCCAATTACATCGAGAATCCGCTTGGGTTTTACAAAAAGAACGTACTCAAAATAAAGGAAACGGATGGAGTAGAAGAGAACATCGCCGCCAATACGTTTGGCACCATTGTACATGACGCATTGGAAGTGCTCTATCGGCCCTTTGAAAACTCTTTTTTGACTACTTATGCGCTTGAAGAAACAAAGAAAAAAATTGCCCCCACTGTAGAAGAACAGTTTCTGAAATGGTATTCGCCGAACAGCTTAAAAAGTGGGCAAACCCTTATCGTGTTCAATGTAATCACCAAATACTTGCAAAACCTGATCGATAATGAAATATCAGATGCCGAACAACATGAAATAAAAATTTTGGGCATCGAAAAAGAAGTCTCCCTCGATCTAGATATTCAAGAATTGGGGTTCCCTGTTACTTTGAAAGGAAAAATTGATAGGATAGATGAAAAAGATGGGCAATTGCGCATCTTAGACTATAAGACAGGGCGTGTTATTTCTTCAGAGGTCGAAATAACCGATATGAAAAACATTACCCAAGACCCTTCACTCGGCAAAGCCTTTCAGTTGCTTTGCTATAGCCTTCTTTATGCAAAAGAATCAACTATTGGGCATCTGACCGCTGGAATCATTCCTGTCAAAAAAATAAACCCCGAACCCATTATGTTCGCTCTTAAACCGTCTGCGAGAAGCCAACAAAAAGAACATCTGATAGACGCCACACTTCTTGACCGGTTCAAGAGCGGTCTAAAAGAATTGATCGTTTCCCTTTTCAATGTTGATGCCCCATTTGTTGAAGAAGAGGCCTGA
- a CDS encoding OmpA family protein yields MKHLSKLVAVAIVFFGLNSIQAQDENNPWQVSVGVNAIDVYPTNDSDASYPTGGLFDEYFNVNDHWNIIPSISYIAVSKYIGDGFSVGARGSLNRIEKLGDVTADDLSHYAIDGTIKYNILKNTKLDPFVEVGGGYTWVDEIGAGTVNGGVGLNYWFTDNFGFTVQTQYKHAFEDYGVKHFQHLAGFSIRFGGTDTDGDGIYDKDDACPEVAGLEAFNGCPDSDGDGIEDGKDDCPNAAGLKELNGCPDADGDGIADKDDACPNEAGLEALAGCPDADGDGVADKDDQCPNEAGPAENNGCPWPDSDGDGVLDKDDQCPEVAGTVANNGCPEVTEEVQKQLNDYARTILFDTGKASLKPESTSVFVDIIRILNEYPNAKFTVEGHTDSVGSAKLNQSLSEKRANSVRDFLINEGIASDRLTAIGYGEDKPIATNNTRAGRSQNRRVEINLIK; encoded by the coding sequence ATGAAACATCTTAGCAAATTAGTAGCTGTTGCTATTGTCTTTTTTGGCTTGAACAGCATACAGGCGCAAGACGAAAATAATCCTTGGCAGGTGAGCGTTGGGGTGAACGCAATTGATGTTTATCCTACCAATGATTCTGATGCCTCATATCCAACAGGCGGACTTTTCGATGAGTATTTCAATGTAAACGATCACTGGAACATCATCCCTTCGATTTCATACATAGCCGTTTCGAAATACATCGGTGATGGCTTTTCTGTAGGTGCTCGAGGATCGCTTAACAGAATCGAAAAGCTTGGAGATGTTACTGCAGATGACCTATCACATTATGCCATTGATGGTACCATTAAGTATAATATTCTAAAGAACACCAAATTAGATCCCTTTGTTGAAGTGGGCGGTGGTTATACTTGGGTTGATGAAATCGGCGCAGGAACAGTGAATGGTGGCGTTGGTCTCAACTATTGGTTCACCGACAATTTTGGTTTCACGGTTCAGACACAATATAAGCACGCTTTTGAAGACTATGGCGTGAAGCACTTCCAGCACTTGGCTGGCTTCTCTATCCGTTTCGGAGGTACCGATACTGATGGCGATGGCATTTATGACAAAGATGATGCCTGCCCGGAGGTTGCTGGTCTTGAGGCATTCAACGGTTGTCCTGATTCAGACGGTGATGGCATTGAAGATGGTAAAGATGATTGCCCAAATGCCGCTGGCTTAAAAGAATTGAACGGTTGTCCTGATGCTGATGGTGACGGTATCGCTGATAAAGACGATGCATGTCCAAACGAAGCTGGTCTTGAGGCATTGGCTGGATGTCCTGATGCTGACGGCGACGGTGTTGCTGACAAAGATGATCAGTGTCCTAATGAAGCAGGTCCTGCTGAGAACAATGGCTGCCCATGGCCAGATAGTGATGGTGATGGCGTACTTGACAAAGACGATCAATGTCCTGAGGTTGCCGGAACTGTTGCAAACAATGGTTGCCCAGAAGTTACAGAAGAGGTTCAAAAGCAGTTGAACGATTACGCTAGAACTATCTTGTTCGATACTGGCAAAGCTTCTTTGAAGCCTGAATCAACCAGTGTATTTGTTGACATCATCAGAATTCTTAACGAGTATCCAAATGCCAAGTTTACTGTTGAAGGACACACTGATAGTGTTGGTAGCGCCAAATTGAATCAATCGCTTTCAGAAAAACGAGCAAATTCAGTACGTGATTTCTTGATTAACGAAGGTATCGCTTCTGATCGTTTGACCGCTATTGGTTATGGTGAAGATAAGCCAATCGCCACCAACAACACAAGAGCTGGTAGAAGCCAAAACAGAAGGGTTGAAATCAACTTGATAAAGTAA
- a CDS encoding SDR family oxidoreductase codes for MMDLKGKVAYITGGSKGIGHGVAKTLLNAGMKVAISGRTLKTVQEAASILGSEKSVLALESDVTSLENEQQAINTILQRWGHLDVVLANAGVGHFAPVDEMVPEQWHQMMNTNLTGVFHTLKASVEALKSSKGYFMSLASLAGTNFFANGAGYNATKFGVVGFTQAAMLDLRRYDIKVTTIMPGSVASYFNDNDPSEKDAWKIQPEDIGQIVLDLLMIHPRTLPSKVEVRPTRPDLK; via the coding sequence ATGATGGATTTAAAAGGAAAAGTTGCCTATATAACAGGGGGTAGTAAGGGTATTGGCCATGGCGTGGCCAAAACGCTTTTGAATGCAGGAATGAAAGTTGCCATAAGCGGAAGAACGTTAAAGACTGTACAAGAGGCCGCTTCCATCTTGGGAAGCGAAAAGAGTGTGCTCGCACTTGAATCAGATGTCACTAGCCTTGAGAATGAGCAACAGGCCATCAATACCATTCTTCAGAGGTGGGGCCATTTAGATGTAGTTTTGGCAAATGCAGGTGTGGGTCACTTCGCCCCGGTCGATGAAATGGTTCCGGAACAATGGCACCAAATGATGAACACCAATCTAACCGGAGTTTTTCATACTCTCAAGGCTTCGGTTGAGGCATTAAAAAGCTCAAAAGGGTATTTCATGTCATTGGCGAGTCTTGCCGGCACCAATTTTTTTGCCAATGGGGCAGGGTATAATGCCACAAAATTTGGCGTTGTCGGCTTTACACAGGCTGCTATGCTTGATTTGAGAAGGTATGATATAAAAGTCACCACCATCATGCCCGGCTCCGTGGCCAGTTATTTCAACGACAATGACCCCTCTGAAAAAGATGCTTGGAAGATACAGCCAGAAGACATTGGTCAAATTGTTCTCGATCTCTTGATGATACACCCGAGAACGTTGCCCAGCAAAGTTGAGGTGAGGCCGACAAGGCCAGATTTGAAATAA